In one window of Thermodesulfobacteriota bacterium DNA:
- the trxA gene encoding thioredoxin — protein MARNGILDLNDAIFDGEVLKSDIPVLVDFWAPWCGPCRILAPVVEEISSSYTGRIKFGKLNVDENHETTMKYGIRSIPTIIIFKNGQVLEQVIGAVPKTEIERLINKAL, from the coding sequence ATGGCACGTAATGGAATCCTAGATTTGAACGACGCAATATTTGACGGTGAAGTACTAAAAAGTGACATTCCGGTTCTGGTAGATTTCTGGGCTCCATGGTGTGGGCCCTGCAGAATTTTAGCCCCTGTAGTCGAAGAGATTTCGAGTTCATACACAGGTCGAATCAAGTTTGGCAAGCTTAATGTGGACGAAAATCATGAAACCACGATGAAGTACGGGATCAGAAGCATTCCAACCATCATAATCTTTAAAAACGGGCAGGTCCTCGAACAGGTAATCGGTGCAGTACCAAAGACCGAAAT